From Rhizobium sp. NZLR1, a single genomic window includes:
- a CDS encoding SIMPL domain-containing protein, which produces MAPILSKTILMTTLLALPLGSAAPALAQEAKPREAVISVTGDGESAIAPDMAVVNLAVVKQAKTAREALDENNKAMNEVLKALKDGGIAERDLQTSGFSIQPQYNYPQPVDGQQQQPQLIGYQTINSVTVRLRDLAKLGQVIDQSVTLGINQDGDIQFTNDKPEAALEQARKNAVAEAVKKAKTLSEAAGVKLGRIIEINENVPRPMPQPAYRATMMKEASDAAVPVQGGENSYNVSVTVTFAIDQ; this is translated from the coding sequence ATGGCGCCGATTCTCTCCAAAACTATTCTGATGACTACCCTTCTGGCTCTGCCGCTTGGCAGCGCAGCGCCCGCATTGGCGCAGGAAGCAAAGCCGCGCGAGGCGGTGATTTCGGTGACCGGTGATGGCGAATCGGCCATCGCTCCCGATATGGCCGTCGTCAATCTCGCTGTCGTCAAGCAGGCGAAAACCGCCCGCGAAGCGCTCGACGAGAACAACAAGGCGATGAACGAGGTGCTTAAGGCGCTGAAGGACGGCGGCATCGCCGAGCGCGATCTGCAAACCTCAGGCTTTTCCATCCAGCCGCAATACAACTATCCGCAGCCGGTCGATGGCCAGCAACAGCAGCCGCAGTTGATCGGCTACCAGACCATCAATTCGGTCACCGTCAGGCTGCGCGATCTCGCCAAACTCGGCCAGGTGATCGACCAGTCCGTCACCCTCGGTATCAACCAGGACGGCGACATCCAGTTCACCAACGACAAGCCGGAAGCAGCCCTCGAACAGGCGCGCAAGAATGCCGTCGCCGAGGCCGTCAAGAAGGCGAAGACGTTGAGCGAAGCCGCTGGCGTCAAGCTCGGCCGGATCATCGAGATCAACGAGAACGTCCCTCGCCCGATGCCGCAGCCCGCCTATCGCGCCACGATGATGAAGGAAGCTTCCGACGCTGCCGTTCCCGTCCAGGGCGGCGAGAACAGTTACAATGTCAGCGTCACCGTGACCTTCGCCATCGATCAGTAA
- a CDS encoding GntR family transcriptional regulator, translating to MKSAATAQQAEEPAETGAQQIRDAIREAIVERRLSPGTKLSESDVGNLFNVSRTLARAALQALSYEGLVNVEKNRGAFVAYPSPEEARQIFSARRLVEPGLLREAAARITPDDLRDLRELLLEEGRLMGERGQTARRAEIKASGDFHLMLAVISGNAIMQRFMEELVARSSLVIALYGQSTASSCGHSEHGEIISAIESNELDRACELMLHHIAHIEGDLDLRERKSLGLKEAFEL from the coding sequence ATGAAATCCGCCGCCACGGCTCAGCAGGCCGAAGAACCCGCCGAAACCGGCGCGCAACAGATCCGCGACGCCATTCGCGAGGCAATCGTCGAACGCAGGCTTTCGCCCGGCACCAAGCTTTCCGAAAGCGATGTCGGCAATCTTTTCAATGTCAGCCGTACGCTCGCCCGCGCCGCTTTGCAGGCGCTCTCCTATGAGGGCCTCGTCAACGTCGAAAAGAACCGCGGCGCCTTCGTTGCCTATCCCTCGCCTGAAGAAGCCCGCCAGATTTTCTCAGCCCGCCGCCTGGTCGAGCCCGGCCTGTTGCGTGAGGCAGCGGCGCGGATCACCCCGGATGACCTCAGAGATCTGAGAGAGCTGTTGCTGGAAGAGGGCCGGCTGATGGGCGAGCGTGGCCAGACGGCGCGCCGCGCCGAGATCAAGGCATCCGGCGATTTCCACTTGATGCTGGCGGTCATATCCGGCAATGCGATCATGCAGCGCTTCATGGAGGAGCTCGTTGCCCGCTCGTCCCTGGTGATCGCGCTTTACGGCCAGTCGACCGCCTCGAGCTGCGGCCATTCCGAACACGGCGAGATCATCTCGGCAATCGAAAGCAACGAACTGGACCGCGCCTGCGAGCTGATGCTGCATCACATCGCCCATATCGAGGGCGATCTCGACCTGCGCGAACGCAAGAGCCTCGGCCTCAAGGAAGCCTTCGAACTTTAA
- a CDS encoding response regulator — protein sequence MVALNSAVVLIVEDEPLIRFTVLDVLEDVGHVALEAANADEALVVLKGRQDVDILFTDVNMAGSMDGIQLAKRVRAMRPNIGIIITSGMVRLDPMALPANTAFLPKPYMHDALISTIASLMT from the coding sequence ATGGTGGCGTTGAACAGTGCCGTGGTGCTTATCGTCGAGGACGAGCCGCTGATCCGGTTCACTGTCCTCGATGTGCTTGAAGATGTCGGCCATGTGGCGCTGGAGGCGGCAAATGCCGATGAGGCGTTGGTGGTGCTGAAGGGCAGGCAGGATGTCGATATCCTGTTCACCGACGTCAACATGGCAGGTTCGATGGACGGGATCCAGCTTGCCAAGCGGGTGAGGGCGATGCGGCCGAATATCGGCATCATCATCACCTCGGGCATGGTGCGGCTGGACCCCATGGCGCTGCCGGCCAACACCGCCTTCCTGCCGAAGCCCTACATGCACGACGCGCTGATCTCGACGATCGCTTCGCTGATGACGTGA
- a CDS encoding acyl-homoserine-lactone synthase: MFVIIQAHEYQKYAAVLDQMFRLRKQVFADTLGWDVPVVGPYERDSYDALAPAYLVWCNDSRTRLYGGMRLMPTTGPTLLYDVFRETFPDAANLIAPGIWEGTRMCIDEEAIARDFPNIDAGRAFSMMLLALCECALDHGIHTMISNYEPYLKRVYKRAGAEVEELGRADGYGKYPVCCGAFEVSDRVLCKMRAALGLTLPLYIRHVPARSVVTQFLEMAA, encoded by the coding sequence ATGTTTGTAATCATTCAGGCTCACGAATATCAGAAATACGCTGCCGTACTTGATCAGATGTTTCGCCTGCGCAAGCAGGTTTTCGCCGATACGCTCGGCTGGGACGTTCCCGTCGTCGGCCCTTACGAGCGCGACAGCTACGATGCGCTCGCTCCCGCCTATCTCGTCTGGTGCAACGACAGCCGCACCCGTCTTTATGGCGGCATGCGCCTGATGCCGACGACCGGCCCGACCCTTCTCTACGATGTCTTCCGCGAGACTTTTCCGGATGCCGCCAATCTCATTGCGCCGGGCATCTGGGAGGGCACGCGCATGTGCATCGATGAGGAGGCGATCGCCAGGGATTTCCCGAATATCGACGCCGGCCGCGCCTTCTCGATGATGCTGCTGGCGCTTTGCGAATGCGCGCTCGATCACGGCATCCACACGATGATTTCCAACTACGAGCCCTATCTCAAGCGCGTCTACAAACGTGCCGGCGCCGAAGTGGAAGAACTCGGCCGCGCAGACGGTTACGGCAAGTATCCCGTCTGCTGCGGCGCCTTCGAGGTGTCGGACCGCGTGCTGTGCAAGATGCGCGCCGCCCTCGGCCTGACCCTACCCCTTTATATCAGACACGTGCCGGCCCGCTCGGTCGTGACCCAATTCCTGGAGATGGCAGCATGA
- a CDS encoding ABC transporter permease produces MATIAAETEEGSHGARGKSSFRLSPSAISYLQAMPLIGILGFFFLLPIAMISVVSFWDYDFAGLYPDFLTMNYTDTLGSWVTWKTYLNTLKFTAIVWALTLLIGFWVAYFLAFHIRKTSTQMILFLVCTVPFMTSNIIRMISWIPVLGRNGLVNSALIKMGIIPQPIEWLLYSDFAVVLAMVHLYTLFMVTPIFNTLMRIDRSLFEAARDAGASGWQVLWNVVIPLAKPGMAIGTIFVVTLVMADFSTVQVMSGGQSASVALMMKNQMSLLQYPAAAANAVVLLAVVLLMVAAILRVVDIRKEL; encoded by the coding sequence ATGGCGACCATCGCAGCAGAAACGGAAGAGGGCAGTCACGGCGCCCGCGGCAAAAGCTCCTTTCGCCTTTCCCCGTCAGCGATCTCCTATCTCCAGGCGATGCCGCTGATCGGCATTCTCGGCTTCTTCTTCCTGCTGCCGATCGCTATGATATCCGTCGTCAGCTTCTGGGATTACGACTTCGCCGGCCTCTATCCCGATTTCCTGACGATGAACTACACCGACACGCTCGGTTCGTGGGTGACGTGGAAGACCTATCTCAACACGTTGAAATTCACGGCGATCGTCTGGGCGCTGACGCTTCTTATCGGTTTCTGGGTCGCCTATTTCCTGGCCTTCCACATCCGCAAGACCTCGACCCAGATGATCCTCTTTCTCGTCTGTACCGTCCCGTTCATGACCTCGAACATCATCCGGATGATTTCGTGGATCCCGGTGCTCGGGCGCAACGGTCTTGTCAATTCGGCGCTGATCAAGATGGGCATCATCCCGCAGCCGATCGAATGGCTGCTCTATTCCGATTTCGCCGTCGTGCTCGCCATGGTGCATCTCTATACGCTGTTCATGGTGACGCCGATCTTCAACACGCTGATGCGCATCGATCGGTCGCTGTTCGAGGCGGCGCGCGATGCGGGCGCGTCGGGCTGGCAGGTGCTGTGGAACGTCGTCATTCCGCTGGCCAAACCCGGCATGGCGATCGGCACGATCTTCGTTGTCACCCTCGTCATGGCCGACTTTTCGACGGTGCAGGTGATGTCCGGCGGCCAGAGCGCCTCGGTGGCGTTGATGATGAAGAACCAGATGTCGCTGCTGCAATATCCGGCGGCGGCCGCCAATGCCGTGGTGCTGCTTGCCGTGGTGCTTTTGATGGTCGCGGCCATCCTGCGTGTCGTCGACATCCGCAAGGAGCTTTGA
- a CDS encoding ABC transporter ATP-binding protein: MSKAAEIDLVSVSKVYGATTAVDEISLKIPAGSYCCFLGPSGCGKTSTLRMIAGHESISSGDIRLGHTVVTDFPPARRGTAMMFQSYALFPHLDLIDNVAFSLKMKGVDKAERRAKALEMLKLMQMESYAVRRPAQLSGGQQQRVALARALITDPEALLLDEPLSALDPFLKIRMRAELKKLQKSLGITFVHVTHSQEEAMALADVIVIMNDGRIEQAAAPREIFEKPATAFVARFMGDHNVLTGRVTSSENGVLVMSVPEGQSFSVRGTGREIGEPVDIGIRTDRVRLQVATEWTLGFDGIVSNIEYRGSSVKITVIGAGSDDFTVIADDSDYFARPVAVGDAVSLSWALEDAVLLGRASA, encoded by the coding sequence ATGTCGAAAGCGGCAGAGATCGATTTAGTATCCGTTTCGAAGGTCTACGGCGCGACGACGGCGGTCGATGAGATCAGCCTGAAGATTCCGGCCGGCTCCTATTGCTGCTTCCTCGGCCCGTCGGGTTGCGGCAAGACCTCGACGCTGCGGATGATCGCCGGCCACGAGAGCATCTCGTCGGGCGATATCCGGCTCGGCCATACAGTCGTCACCGATTTTCCGCCGGCCAGGCGCGGCACGGCGATGATGTTCCAGTCCTACGCGCTGTTCCCGCATCTCGACCTGATCGACAACGTCGCCTTCAGCTTGAAGATGAAGGGCGTCGACAAGGCGGAACGGCGGGCCAAGGCGCTCGAGATGCTGAAGCTGATGCAGATGGAGTCCTATGCCGTTAGGCGCCCGGCCCAGCTTTCCGGCGGCCAGCAACAGCGCGTGGCGCTGGCGCGCGCGCTGATCACTGACCCGGAAGCGCTGCTGCTCGACGAGCCGCTGTCGGCGCTCGATCCGTTTTTGAAGATCCGCATGCGCGCCGAGCTCAAGAAACTGCAGAAGTCGCTCGGCATTACCTTCGTGCACGTCACCCACAGCCAGGAAGAGGCGATGGCGCTCGCCGATGTCATCGTCATCATGAATGACGGAAGGATCGAGCAGGCCGCGGCACCGCGCGAAATTTTCGAAAAGCCGGCGACCGCCTTCGTCGCCCGGTTCATGGGCGATCACAACGTGCTCACCGGCCGGGTAACGTCGAGCGAGAACGGCGTACTCGTCATGAGCGTGCCGGAGGGGCAGAGCTTTTCGGTGCGTGGAACGGGCAGGGAGATCGGAGAGCCCGTCGATATCGGCATCCGCACCGACCGTGTCCGCTTGCAGGTGGCGACCGAATGGACGCTCGGCTTCGACGGGATCGTCTCCAACATCGAATATCGCGGCTCTTCGGTGAAGATCACCGTTATCGGCGCCGGCAGCGACGATTTCACCGTCATTGCCGACGATAGCGACTATTTCGCCCGTCCGGTCGCCGTCGGCGACGCCGTCTCACTCAGCTGGGCGCTCGAGGATGCCGTGCTGCTCGGCCGCGCTTCCGCTTGA
- a CDS encoding GIY-YIG nuclease family protein: protein MEVTVYILRCSDGSYYTGLTKQEIEARVWEHNAGTYDGYTAKRLPVELVFTETYDRIIDAIARERQIKGWSRRKKEALIAMDYEALPELSKRGPVEAK, encoded by the coding sequence ATGGAAGTCACCGTTTATATCCTCCGCTGCAGCGACGGCTCGTATTACACCGGCCTCACCAAGCAGGAGATCGAGGCGCGTGTCTGGGAGCACAATGCCGGGACCTATGACGGCTACACTGCCAAGCGCCTCCCGGTCGAACTCGTCTTCACCGAAACCTATGACCGCATCATCGACGCCATCGCCCGCGAGCGGCAGATCAAGGGCTGGTCCCGCCGTAAGAAGGAGGCGTTGATTGCCATGGATTACGAGGCCTTGCCGGAATTGTCCAAACGCGGGCCAGTCGAGGCCAAGTGA
- a CDS encoding PotD/PotF family extracellular solute-binding protein, with amino-acid sequence MTTETTSTKAEKGLSRRTLLKTGAAAVGAIAGSGAITGFPTIWAKTNITLRQFGTGVSNINAIAEKCKADLGITLEMTATDSDAAAQRAVTQPDSYDIADIEYWIAKKVFPTGVMQPMDVKKLKYYDKIVPLFINGKLKADSVIAQGTAPHTVGFVEAQGSKKFAKEPTQWMTMVPTIYNADTLGIRPDLTGRPITSWADILDPAFKGKTAILNIPSIGIMDAAMIMEASGKIKYADKGNMTKEEIDKTIEFLIKTKADGQFRAFWKSFDESVNLMASGEVVIQSMWSPAVAAVRSKGIACTFQPLKEGYRAWGGGLGLASHLKGAQLDAAYEYINWYTSGWVGGYLNRQGYYSAAMDTAKEFMSADEWGYWIEGKPAQGDILSPEGKVMEKAGAVRDGGSFETRMGAVACWNSVMDEDRYMVRRWNEFIAA; translated from the coding sequence ATGACGACTGAAACCACATCGACCAAGGCGGAAAAGGGTCTTTCCCGCCGCACCCTGCTGAAGACGGGTGCTGCCGCCGTCGGCGCCATTGCCGGCTCCGGCGCCATCACCGGCTTCCCGACAATCTGGGCGAAGACGAACATCACGCTTCGCCAGTTCGGCACCGGTGTTTCGAACATCAATGCCATCGCCGAGAAGTGCAAGGCCGACCTCGGCATCACGCTGGAGATGACGGCGACCGATTCCGATGCCGCCGCCCAGCGCGCCGTCACCCAGCCTGACAGCTACGACATCGCCGACATCGAATACTGGATCGCCAAGAAGGTGTTTCCAACAGGCGTGATGCAGCCGATGGACGTAAAGAAGCTGAAATATTACGACAAGATCGTGCCGCTGTTCATCAACGGCAAGCTGAAGGCAGACAGCGTCATCGCCCAGGGCACGGCGCCGCACACGGTCGGCTTCGTCGAAGCGCAGGGTTCCAAGAAATTCGCCAAGGAGCCGACGCAGTGGATGACGATGGTTCCAACCATCTACAATGCCGACACGCTCGGCATCCGCCCCGACCTCACCGGCCGTCCGATCACCAGCTGGGCCGATATTCTCGACCCGGCTTTCAAGGGCAAGACCGCGATCCTCAACATTCCGTCGATCGGCATCATGGATGCGGCGATGATCATGGAAGCCTCCGGCAAGATCAAATATGCCGACAAGGGCAACATGACCAAGGAAGAGATCGACAAGACGATCGAATTCCTGATCAAGACCAAGGCCGACGGCCAGTTCCGCGCCTTCTGGAAGTCGTTCGACGAGTCGGTCAACCTGATGGCCTCGGGCGAAGTCGTCATCCAGTCGATGTGGTCGCCGGCCGTCGCCGCCGTCCGCTCCAAGGGCATCGCCTGCACCTTCCAGCCGCTCAAGGAAGGCTATCGCGCCTGGGGCGGCGGTCTCGGCCTTGCCTCGCATCTCAAGGGCGCCCAGCTCGATGCGGCTTACGAATACATCAACTGGTACACGTCCGGCTGGGTCGGCGGCTACCTCAACCGCCAGGGCTACTATTCCGCTGCCATGGACACCGCCAAGGAATTCATGTCGGCCGACGAATGGGGCTACTGGATCGAGGGCAAGCCGGCCCAGGGCGACATCCTGTCTCCCGAGGGCAAGGTCATGGAAAAGGCCGGCGCCGTGCGTGACGGCGGCTCGTTCGAAACCCGCATGGGCGCCGTCGCCTGCTGGAACTCCGTGATGGACGAAGACCGCTACATGGTCCGCCGCTGGAACGAGTTCATCGCTGCCTGA
- a CDS encoding secondary thiamine-phosphate synthase enzyme YjbQ codes for MPQTVLTLATRGQGLYEFTDQAEAFVRAAGQEEGLLTVFVRHTSCSLLIQENADPDVQTDLLAFFRRLVPSASDPAMGWVVHRAEGPDDMPAHIKAALTQVSIGIPVARARLMLGTWQGLYLFEHRDRPHRREIVLHLSA; via the coding sequence TTGCCGCAGACGGTCCTTACACTAGCCACACGCGGGCAGGGACTTTACGAATTCACCGACCAGGCGGAGGCTTTCGTCAGAGCGGCCGGGCAGGAGGAGGGGCTTCTCACCGTCTTCGTGCGGCACACTTCCTGTTCGCTGCTGATCCAGGAAAATGCCGATCCCGACGTACAAACCGATCTTCTCGCCTTCTTCCGCCGCCTCGTGCCGTCGGCCTCCGATCCCGCGATGGGCTGGGTCGTGCATAGGGCCGAGGGGCCGGACGACATGCCGGCGCATATCAAGGCGGCGCTCACTCAGGTTTCGATCGGCATCCCCGTCGCGAGGGCGCGGCTGATGCTCGGCACCTGGCAGGGCCTTTATCTGTTCGAACATCGCGACCGGCCGCACCGGCGCGAAATCGTCCTGCATCTCAGTGCCTGA
- a CDS encoding DUF2934 domain-containing protein, protein MSNRRHEWISKRAYAIWEEQGRPQGRDDDHWRQAVAERNALERTQASVDGREVLVKFRPKPQRPEMPCQDWANPSTKVG, encoded by the coding sequence ATGAGCAACAGACGCCACGAATGGATCAGCAAAAGAGCTTACGCGATCTGGGAAGAACAGGGCCGCCCGCAAGGGCGTGATGACGATCACTGGCGCCAGGCGGTTGCCGAACGCAATGCGTTGGAACGCACCCAGGCCTCCGTTGATGGCCGCGAGGTGCTGGTGAAGTTTCGCCCGAAGCCGCAGCGGCCGGAAATGCCATGCCAGGACTGGGCCAATCCATCGACAAAGGTCGGCTGA
- a CDS encoding DUF4174 domain-containing protein yields MLKSIVHEIIGAPRRAPELPQSLEQFRDRKRVLIIFADAQDDRAVIQDDWLRNAHMRLIEEDVEVFIIAGGGAFSLFDDGSELDADDVRERLQGPPSGAFGLILVGRDGAVKLRSSEPRTAEDIFAAFEMLPKQTPW; encoded by the coding sequence ATGCTGAAATCCATCGTTCATGAAATCATCGGCGCTCCGCGGCGCGCGCCGGAGCTTCCGCAATCGCTCGAGCAGTTTCGCGACAGAAAGCGCGTGCTGATCATCTTCGCCGATGCGCAGGACGACCGCGCCGTCATCCAGGACGATTGGCTGCGGAACGCGCATATGCGTCTCATCGAGGAAGATGTCGAGGTTTTCATCATTGCCGGCGGCGGTGCTTTCTCGCTGTTCGACGACGGCTCCGAACTCGATGCCGACGATGTCAGAGAGCGGCTGCAGGGGCCGCCATCCGGCGCGTTCGGGCTGATCCTGGTCGGCCGCGACGGCGCCGTGAAGCTGCGCTCGAGCGAGCCGCGGACCGCCGAGGATATCTTCGCGGCCTTCGAAATGCTGCCGAAGCAGACGCCTTGGTAG
- a CDS encoding DUF1428 family protein — translation MSYVDGFIVAVPKENIEAYKEFSAFAGSIWKEYGALEYVECIGDDVPYGTLTSFPRAVQAKEDEVVVFSWIVYRSRQERDDINAKVMADPRLKGDQWQMPFDGKRMIYGGFETLLRL, via the coding sequence ATGTCCTATGTCGATGGTTTCATCGTGGCGGTGCCGAAGGAGAATATCGAAGCCTATAAGGAATTCTCGGCCTTCGCCGGGTCGATCTGGAAGGAATATGGCGCGCTCGAATATGTCGAATGCATCGGCGACGACGTGCCCTATGGCACGCTGACCTCCTTTCCTCGCGCCGTGCAAGCCAAAGAGGACGAGGTGGTGGTGTTTTCCTGGATTGTCTATCGGTCGCGGCAGGAGCGCGACGATATCAATGCCAAGGTGATGGCCGATCCCAGGCTCAAAGGCGACCAATGGCAGATGCCGTTCGATGGCAAGCGGATGATCTATGGCGGCTTCGAGACGCTGCTCAGGCTCTGA
- a CDS encoding LuxR family transcriptional regulator — MTENTYSEKFESAFEQIKAAANVDGAIRVLQAEYGLDFVTYHLAQTIASKIDSPFVRTTYPDAWVSRYLLNSYVRVDPIVKQGFERQLPFDWSEVEPTPEAYAMLVDAQKHGIGGNGYSIPVADKAQRRALLSVNARIPVDEWTELVRRCRTEWIEIAHLIHRKAVYELHGENDPVPALSPREIECLHWTALGKDYKDISVILGISEHTTRDYLKTARFKLGCATISAAASRAVQLRIINP, encoded by the coding sequence ATGACTGAGAATACCTATAGCGAAAAGTTCGAGTCGGCTTTCGAACAGATCAAGGCTGCGGCCAATGTAGATGGCGCCATCCGCGTTCTGCAGGCGGAATATGGCCTCGATTTCGTCACCTACCACCTCGCCCAGACGATCGCCAGCAAGATCGATTCGCCCTTCGTGCGCACCACCTATCCGGATGCCTGGGTCTCGCGTTATCTCCTGAACAGCTATGTGAGGGTCGATCCGATCGTCAAGCAGGGCTTCGAACGCCAGCTGCCGTTCGACTGGAGCGAGGTCGAGCCGACGCCGGAGGCCTATGCCATGCTTGTCGACGCCCAGAAGCACGGCATTGGCGGCAACGGCTACTCCATTCCCGTCGCCGACAAGGCGCAGCGCCGCGCGCTTCTGTCGGTGAATGCCCGCATACCGGTCGACGAATGGACCGAGCTGGTCCGCCGCTGCCGCACCGAATGGATCGAGATCGCCCATCTGATCCATCGCAAGGCGGTCTACGAGCTGCACGGTGAGAACGATCCGGTGCCGGCATTGTCGCCGCGCGAAATCGAGTGCCTGCATTGGACGGCGCTGGGCAAGGATTACAAGGATATCTCGGTCATCCTGGGCATTTCCGAGCACACGACGCGCGACTATCTGAAGACCGCCCGCTTCAAGCTCGGCTGCGCCACGATCTCGGCCGCCGCCTCGCGGGCCGTGCAATTGCGCATCATCAATCCCTGA